One segment of Natronosalvus halobius DNA contains the following:
- a CDS encoding CHY zinc finger protein → MSDSDRDVPVQGVDLDAETRCSHYRSDRDVVALRFGCCGDFFACYRCHEAVADHEAAPWPHDRFDEPAVYCGACGSTMTAPEYLESEHTCPRCGAPFNPGCRRHVHLYFEGIDTHVEGLDASDRTDTSLTDGTR, encoded by the coding sequence GTGAGCGACTCCGATCGCGACGTGCCCGTCCAGGGCGTCGACCTCGACGCCGAAACCCGTTGTAGCCACTACCGGAGCGACCGCGACGTCGTCGCCCTCCGGTTTGGCTGCTGTGGGGACTTCTTCGCGTGCTACCGGTGTCACGAGGCCGTGGCGGACCACGAGGCAGCCCCGTGGCCGCACGACCGGTTCGACGAGCCAGCGGTCTACTGCGGGGCCTGTGGGTCGACTATGACGGCCCCCGAGTACCTCGAGAGCGAGCACACCTGTCCGCGCTGTGGCGCACCGTTCAATCCGGGCTGTCGGCGACACGTCCACCTGTACTTTGAGGGCATCGACACGCATGTGGAGGGGCTGGACGCGAGCGACCGCACGGACACGAGCCTGACGGACGGGACTCGCTGA
- the gvpO gene encoding gas vesicle protein GvpO, halophile-type: MAEAESASADQCKAITSSGERCSRPAQEDGFCHQHGPDDETVDDEEASENADESATKGSTTEDADETGDASEDSQMNQQETTDPDAVDTDDVDIEAETDDDQLEGFLAIRRRIERAADSIIGHPLDTISEISPTDEGWVAVVDVIERRAVPDTQDILGRYELTLDSDGAIQGYQRLDRFRRGDTVAFE; the protein is encoded by the coding sequence ATGGCCGAAGCAGAATCCGCGTCAGCCGACCAGTGTAAGGCGATCACGTCCTCCGGAGAGCGGTGTTCACGGCCCGCCCAGGAGGATGGATTCTGCCACCAGCACGGGCCTGACGACGAGACGGTCGACGACGAGGAGGCGAGCGAGAACGCCGACGAGTCGGCTACGAAGGGGTCGACTACGGAGGACGCCGACGAAACCGGCGATGCCAGCGAGGACTCACAGATGAACCAACAGGAAACCACTGATCCAGACGCGGTCGACACCGACGACGTCGACATCGAGGCCGAAACGGACGACGACCAGCTCGAGGGATTCCTCGCGATCCGACGGCGAATCGAGCGCGCCGCCGATTCGATCATCGGCCATCCGCTCGATACGATCAGCGAAATCTCGCCGACTGACGAGGGCTGGGTGGCCGTCGTCGACGTGATCGAACGGCGAGCGGTGCCCGACACCCAGGACATCCTGGGGCGGTACGAACTCACCCTCGATTCGGACGGGGCGATCCAGGGCTACCAGCGCCTCGACCGGTTCCGTCGCGGCGACACGGTGGCGTTCGAGTGA
- the gvpN gene encoding gas vesicle protein GvpN has protein sequence MGSDSGRKRKVRGRKIRSDRSVKERRKAEKQRRRAAKENGTSGSANGTTDASTDVLRSPQSAAPDPFVSTDAVEDLTTRIGRWLEADQPVHVVGPTGCGKTALALSAAAERGRPVVWIDGDQAVDTGTLVGEHAGGESYVEDDQYVSGVHKRTEVVRERWVDNPLSVAAREGATLVYNEFSRSDPLAHNVLLSVFEEGVLERPEKRGDDRKIDVHPEFRAILTSNTAEYAGVHEPQDALLDRMVGVHVDYYDAETEREIVAAHVELPDDQVERVVDATRALREELDVVVGTRVAITAAKGLAVFGTGGDDAIDDEVLVTVFTDVLAPKFAGREDGADVASLEGRVADAI, from the coding sequence ATGGGCTCGGACTCCGGACGCAAACGAAAGGTTCGCGGACGGAAGATCAGGAGCGACCGATCCGTCAAGGAGCGACGGAAGGCCGAAAAGCAACGTCGTCGGGCAGCGAAGGAAAACGGCACCAGCGGTAGCGCTAACGGCACCACAGACGCCAGCACCGACGTCCTTCGCTCGCCCCAGTCGGCGGCACCCGACCCGTTCGTCTCGACCGACGCCGTCGAGGACCTGACGACCCGCATCGGGCGCTGGCTCGAGGCCGACCAGCCGGTCCACGTCGTCGGGCCGACCGGCTGCGGAAAGACCGCGCTGGCGCTCTCGGCGGCGGCCGAACGCGGTCGTCCGGTCGTCTGGATCGACGGCGACCAGGCGGTCGACACGGGTACCCTCGTCGGCGAACACGCCGGTGGCGAGAGCTACGTCGAGGACGACCAGTACGTCAGCGGCGTCCACAAGCGAACCGAGGTCGTGCGCGAGCGGTGGGTCGACAACCCGCTCTCGGTCGCCGCCCGCGAGGGCGCGACGCTCGTCTACAACGAGTTCTCCAGGAGCGACCCGCTCGCCCACAACGTCTTGCTATCGGTCTTCGAGGAAGGCGTTCTCGAGCGGCCCGAGAAACGCGGCGACGATCGGAAGATCGACGTCCACCCGGAGTTCCGGGCGATCCTCACCTCGAACACGGCCGAGTACGCGGGCGTCCACGAACCGCAGGACGCTCTCCTGGACCGAATGGTCGGCGTCCACGTCGACTACTACGACGCCGAGACCGAGCGCGAAATCGTCGCTGCGCACGTTGAGTTGCCGGACGACCAAGTCGAGCGAGTCGTCGACGCGACGCGTGCGCTTCGCGAGGAACTCGACGTGGTCGTTGGGACCCGCGTCGCCATCACGGCGGCGAAGGGGCTCGCGGTCTTCGGTACCGGGGGCGACGATGCCATCGACGACGAGGTACTCGTGACGGTCTTCACCGACGTCCTGGCGCCGAAGTTCGCCGGTCGCGAGGACGGGGCGGACGTCGCCTCCCTCGAGGGCCGCGTCGCGGACGCCATTTGA
- the gvpA gene encoding gas vesicle protein GvpA, with amino-acid sequence MAAPQRRPDSSSLAEVLDRILDKGVVIDIWARVSVVGIELLTVEARVVVASVDTFLHYAEEISKIERASSEGDLEDLEELEIEQRPESSPQSAAE; translated from the coding sequence ATGGCAGCACCACAACGCAGACCTGACTCCTCGAGTCTCGCCGAAGTACTCGACCGAATCCTCGACAAGGGCGTCGTCATCGACATCTGGGCGCGCGTCTCGGTCGTCGGGATCGAACTCCTGACCGTCGAGGCCCGCGTGGTCGTCGCCTCGGTCGACACGTTCCTCCACTATGCGGAGGAAATATCGAAAATAGAACGGGCAAGTTCCGAAGGCGATCTCGAGGACCTCGAGGAACTCGAGATCGAGCAGCGTCCCGAATCGTCGCCGCAATCGGCGGCCGAGTGA
- a CDS encoding AAA domain-containing protein, translating into MNVRGTVAGEVSIRTVPTSYGESELAEVPVRVESLEGEAMGPEAVADTGIAAGGDAAIDTSTTVTVTCWGKWTESAERLEPGMELLVTNAEEGEYQGETQYSTTGESYVVVEPSFLVNVTAIRNWVECPRLYYLNKLSGVPLNYPVVKGTIVHEVFGDLLRGRDLDAAIDERIDDRGLELGLLGESPETVEEDVRKNAAAIEGWLEQGRLTGGDGVAAATEDGTGTATEDGAAAATEDEAAAEDGAAAADNSARAFAPEQSEWRSEQLLISETFGIRGRADAIRRGAPVELKTGKNLRKEPRFKDKVQAACYALLLEEHGDPVDTGTLLYTKNSALERDEETGDLTPAKDFSMGQGLLKYVVRLRNEIAAMEMSGSIPTGKEADAKCEYCFERDTCMVVSGRLDQESKAGSIGQALPDEELEHFDRFYRAIEEERREVHREYAKLWEQTAEERADDDRAIIDLEFEGMRELEGGRWELRARQRSPATSKIREGDLVLASDGHPVRGEAELARIERLDEEVVLTADEPVAVTRLDIYPSELTTDRLLTALHDALLKGDQRRKDVLFGRVEPEFDDLEETFVDNNAAQDEAVRKAVGARDCALIHGPPGTGKTYTIARAITKMVERGERVLLSAFTNRAVDNALEAVLEAFGEAGIDSDTVVRVGSESGVREDMQRYRLERSGHPEKRLEELQSARVVAATTASCGSRIMAEQSFDVALVDEAAQLTEPGTYAAIELADRFVLVGDHEQLPPVVRAENDLSTSLFERLVDLHPDAGVMLDRQYRMNQRIQSFASREFYDGALRPATAEVAGRTLDDLEGVSRDALPDPLRDPVSFVLVEGDGEQYTDAVEAERIVELIETYERAGLDRNQIGVIAPFRAQVATISNAVPDGVTVDTVDRFQGSSEEVIVISFTATGDLEGPIFEDYRRINVALTRPKRALVLVGDSAALESDPVYARLLEWADR; encoded by the coding sequence GTGAACGTACGCGGAACTGTCGCCGGTGAGGTGTCGATCCGAACGGTGCCGACGAGTTACGGCGAGAGCGAGCTCGCGGAGGTACCCGTTCGCGTCGAGTCGCTCGAGGGTGAGGCGATGGGTCCGGAGGCAGTAGCCGACACGGGTATAGCGGCCGGTGGGGATGCGGCAATCGACACTTCGACCACAGTCACAGTCACCTGCTGGGGCAAGTGGACCGAATCCGCCGAGCGTCTCGAGCCAGGGATGGAACTGCTGGTCACGAACGCTGAAGAGGGCGAGTACCAGGGCGAGACGCAGTACTCGACGACGGGGGAATCCTACGTCGTCGTCGAACCGAGCTTTCTCGTGAACGTCACGGCCATTCGGAACTGGGTCGAGTGCCCTCGCCTGTACTACCTGAACAAACTCTCGGGCGTTCCGCTCAACTACCCCGTGGTCAAGGGGACCATCGTCCACGAGGTGTTCGGCGACCTACTCCGGGGTCGTGACCTGGACGCCGCGATCGACGAACGGATCGACGACCGCGGCCTCGAACTGGGCCTACTCGGCGAGTCGCCCGAAACGGTCGAGGAGGACGTTCGGAAGAACGCCGCAGCCATCGAGGGATGGCTCGAGCAGGGTCGGCTTACGGGTGGCGATGGGGTGGCCGCTGCCACCGAAGACGGGACGGGTACTGCCACCGAGGACGGGGCGGCCGCTGCCACCGAGGACGAGGCGGCTGCCGAAGACGGGGCGGCCGCTGCCGACAACTCGGCGCGAGCGTTCGCGCCCGAGCAGAGCGAGTGGCGCTCCGAGCAGTTGCTCATCAGCGAGACCTTCGGCATCCGCGGGCGGGCCGACGCCATCCGACGTGGGGCTCCCGTCGAACTCAAGACCGGAAAGAATCTTCGGAAGGAACCCCGGTTCAAGGACAAGGTGCAGGCGGCCTGCTACGCCCTCCTCCTCGAGGAACACGGCGACCCCGTCGATACCGGAACCCTGCTCTACACCAAGAACTCCGCACTCGAGCGCGACGAGGAGACCGGCGACCTCACGCCCGCGAAAGACTTCTCGATGGGGCAAGGGCTGCTGAAGTACGTCGTCCGCCTGCGAAACGAAATCGCGGCGATGGAGATGTCGGGGTCGATCCCGACCGGAAAGGAAGCGGACGCGAAGTGTGAGTACTGCTTCGAGCGCGACACCTGCATGGTCGTCTCCGGGCGCCTGGACCAGGAGTCGAAGGCGGGTTCGATCGGCCAGGCGCTCCCCGACGAGGAACTCGAGCACTTCGATCGTTTCTATCGCGCTATCGAGGAGGAGCGCCGCGAGGTCCACCGGGAGTACGCCAAACTCTGGGAACAGACCGCCGAGGAGCGCGCCGACGACGACCGGGCCATCATCGACCTCGAGTTCGAAGGCATGCGCGAACTCGAGGGCGGACGCTGGGAATTGCGCGCACGCCAGCGCTCCCCGGCGACCTCGAAGATCCGCGAGGGCGACCTGGTGCTCGCGAGCGACGGTCATCCCGTTCGGGGGGAGGCCGAACTCGCCCGCATCGAACGGCTGGACGAGGAGGTCGTCCTGACCGCCGACGAACCCGTCGCGGTGACTCGGCTGGACATCTACCCCTCCGAACTCACGACAGACCGACTGCTGACGGCGCTGCACGACGCCTTGCTGAAGGGCGATCAGCGGCGAAAGGACGTCCTCTTCGGGCGAGTGGAACCCGAATTCGACGACCTCGAGGAGACGTTCGTCGACAACAACGCGGCCCAGGACGAGGCGGTGCGAAAGGCCGTCGGCGCCCGGGACTGTGCGCTGATTCACGGCCCGCCGGGGACGGGGAAGACCTACACCATCGCTCGCGCGATTACCAAGATGGTCGAGCGCGGCGAGCGCGTCCTCCTGTCTGCCTTTACCAACCGCGCCGTGGACAACGCGCTCGAGGCCGTGCTCGAGGCGTTCGGCGAGGCCGGAATCGATTCCGACACCGTGGTCCGGGTCGGCAGCGAGAGCGGAGTCCGCGAGGACATGCAGCGCTACCGCCTCGAGCGGTCGGGCCACCCCGAGAAACGGCTCGAAGAACTCCAGAGCGCACGAGTAGTCGCGGCGACGACGGCCTCGTGCGGTTCCCGGATCATGGCCGAGCAGTCGTTCGACGTGGCGCTGGTCGACGAGGCGGCCCAGCTCACCGAACCGGGCACCTACGCCGCCATCGAACTCGCCGACCGTTTCGTCCTAGTCGGGGATCACGAGCAACTCCCGCCGGTCGTGCGCGCGGAGAACGACCTCTCGACCTCGCTGTTCGAACGCCTCGTCGACCTCCACCCCGACGCCGGCGTGATGCTCGACCGCCAGTACCGGATGAACCAGCGCATCCAGTCGTTCGCCTCACGGGAATTCTACGACGGCGCGTTGCGTCCGGCGACGGCCGAGGTGGCGGGTCGGACGCTCGACGACCTGGAGGGCGTTTCCCGCGATGCCCTCCCCGATCCCCTTCGCGATCCCGTCTCGTTCGTCCTCGTCGAAGGTGACGGCGAGCAATACACGGACGCCGTCGAGGCCGAACGGATCGTCGAGTTGATCGAGACGTACGAACGAGCGGGACTCGACCGGAACCAGATCGGTGTCATCGCCCCCTTCCGGGCGCAGGTCGCGACCATCTCGAACGCGGTTCCCGACGGCGTCACAGTTGACACCGTCGACCGGTTCCAGGGCTCGAGCGAGGAGGTGATCGTCATCTCGTTTACGGCGACCGGCGACCTCGAGGGGCCAATCTTCGAGGACTATCGGCGGATCAATGTCGCGTTGACGCGGCCCAAACGGGCGCTCGTGTTAGTCGGCGATTCCGCTGCACTCGAATCCGATCCGGTCTACGCGCGGTTGCTCGAGTGGGCCGACCGGTAG
- a CDS encoding SPW repeat domain-containing protein, translated as MRQSNRRAPTPLEIMADRHAESTGSHRTMERDPRDESTQIANEERRKQTPILSAIIAGLGLWVALSGLLLDAGATSTAVTNNFLVGLVIALAAGYNYYRVRNDVPLSPVVASLVAVLGLWLIVAAPALGIVGALFWSTFAAGLLVVGLSGWTVYTAREARSVTGEARSRF; from the coding sequence GTGAGACAGTCGAACCGACGAGCGCCCACCCCGCTCGAGATCATGGCCGATCGCCACGCCGAATCGACCGGGAGTCACCGAACCATGGAGCGTGACCCGCGCGACGAGTCGACCCAGATCGCGAACGAAGAGCGACGGAAACAGACACCGATTCTCAGCGCGATCATCGCCGGACTGGGGCTCTGGGTCGCGCTCTCGGGACTCCTCCTCGACGCGGGAGCGACGTCGACCGCGGTCACGAACAACTTTCTCGTCGGCCTCGTCATCGCACTCGCCGCCGGGTACAACTACTATCGCGTCCGAAACGACGTCCCGCTGAGCCCGGTCGTTGCCTCCCTGGTCGCCGTCCTCGGACTCTGGCTGATCGTCGCGGCCCCCGCCCTCGGAATAGTCGGCGCGCTGTTCTGGAGTACGTTCGCCGCCGGCCTCCTCGTCGTCGGTCTCTCGGGCTGGACCGTCTACACGGCTCGAGAAGCACGATCCGTGACGGGGGAAGCCCGATCGCGGTTCTGA
- a CDS encoding dicarboxylate/amino acid:cation symporter, whose protein sequence is MSQTRASLHRRLWSTYRSVPLIYRIAVAFVLGSALGAVAGERASVLSPLGDLFLRLLEMLIIPIIVFTLLGGIRKLTPSRLGKVGGLTVGLYIATTTVAAVIGLAVANLFDPGTAVEFTGGEAREAEPPTVTEVMLGIVPENPLGAMVEGDILATIFFVIVFGLALTSVREATNDESVEGAVGGFFAFIDAGTQALFKIIWGVLEYGVVGVFALMAASIGAEGLGAIVQLGALVGVIAVGIVIHMTVTYLGVMTIGILGQSPLDFLNGAKDAMLMAFTTRSSTATLPVTITNAEENLRIDESVYGFGLPLGATINMDGAAIRQAVTAVFAANMVGISLGLGEQVLVLFTVILISIGTAGVPGAGLIMLTVILNALGLPLEIVGFVAGVDPILGRIATTNNVTGDLAVSSVVGKWTGAIDLADGAWADAPVDGGPEETVTTD, encoded by the coding sequence ATGAGCCAGACCCGCGCGTCGCTCCACCGACGCCTGTGGAGCACGTATCGATCCGTCCCACTCATCTACCGCATCGCCGTCGCATTCGTCCTCGGATCCGCTCTCGGCGCGGTCGCCGGGGAGCGAGCGAGCGTTCTCAGCCCGCTGGGGGATCTCTTCTTGCGCCTCCTGGAGATGCTCATCATCCCGATCATCGTCTTCACGCTGCTCGGCGGGATCCGCAAACTGACGCCGTCTCGGCTGGGCAAGGTCGGTGGGCTCACGGTCGGGCTCTACATCGCGACGACGACCGTCGCGGCCGTCATCGGCCTCGCAGTCGCGAACCTGTTCGACCCCGGTACAGCCGTGGAGTTCACCGGTGGCGAGGCTCGAGAGGCAGAGCCGCCGACGGTCACGGAGGTCATGCTCGGAATCGTCCCGGAGAACCCGCTCGGGGCGATGGTGGAGGGTGACATCCTCGCGACGATCTTCTTCGTGATCGTCTTCGGGCTTGCGCTGACGTCGGTCCGCGAGGCCACGAACGACGAGTCCGTCGAGGGGGCGGTCGGCGGTTTCTTCGCGTTCATCGACGCTGGAACGCAGGCGCTGTTCAAGATCATCTGGGGCGTCCTGGAGTACGGCGTCGTCGGCGTCTTCGCGCTGATGGCTGCGTCGATTGGGGCCGAGGGACTCGGGGCGATCGTGCAACTCGGCGCGCTCGTGGGCGTCATCGCGGTGGGGATCGTGATCCACATGACCGTCACCTACCTCGGCGTGATGACGATCGGAATCCTCGGGCAGTCGCCGCTTGACTTCCTCAATGGGGCGAAAGACGCCATGCTGATGGCGTTCACGACGCGTTCCTCGACAGCCACCTTGCCCGTCACGATCACGAACGCCGAGGAGAACCTGCGGATCGACGAGTCGGTCTACGGCTTCGGGCTGCCCCTCGGGGCGACGATCAACATGGACGGCGCGGCGATCCGGCAGGCGGTCACGGCCGTCTTTGCCGCTAACATGGTCGGCATCTCGCTGGGGCTGGGCGAGCAGGTGCTCGTCCTCTTTACGGTGATCCTGATCAGCATCGGGACGGCCGGCGTCCCCGGGGCCGGGCTCATCATGCTCACCGTCATCCTGAACGCACTCGGCCTGCCCCTCGAGATCGTCGGCTTCGTCGCGGGCGTCGATCCGATCCTCGGTCGGATCGCGACGACGAACAACGTCACCGGCGACCTCGCAGTCTCGTCGGTCGTCGGCAAGTGGACCGGTGCGATCGACCTCGCGGACGGGGCGTGGGCCGACGCGCCTGTTGACGGGGGACCGGAGGAGACCGTGACGACCGATTGA
- the ribH gene encoding 6,7-dimethyl-8-ribityllumazine synthase, producing MTTLGLVIAQFNRPITERMEAAALEAAETAEADVYDVVSVPGVYDAPLAADRLARLEAVDAVVVIGTVITGDTDHDQVITDAAAGRLADVSLERDTPVTLGVTGPGMSAAEARERVENAAKAVDGALALVEELPTNEPAD from the coding sequence ATGACCACGCTCGGGCTGGTGATCGCCCAGTTCAATCGTCCGATCACCGAACGGATGGAAGCCGCCGCCCTGGAGGCCGCCGAGACCGCCGAGGCCGACGTGTACGACGTGGTGTCGGTCCCTGGCGTCTACGACGCACCGCTGGCCGCCGACCGGCTCGCCCGCCTCGAGGCCGTCGACGCCGTCGTCGTGATCGGGACGGTCATCACCGGCGACACCGACCACGACCAGGTGATCACCGACGCCGCCGCCGGCCGTCTGGCCGACGTCAGCCTCGAGCGTGACACCCCGGTAACCCTCGGTGTCACAGGTCCCGGCATGTCCGCCGCGGAGGCCCGCGAGCGCGTCGAGAACGCCGCGAAGGCCGTCGACGGCGCGCTCGCCCTCGTCGAGGAACTGCCAACAAACGAACCAGCCGACTGA
- a CDS encoding pyridoxal phosphate-dependent aminotransferase, with protein MTMEFTDRVSRVEPSATLTISALATELEADGVDVVDLSVGEPDFPTPENVVQAGKDAMDAGHTGYTTPAGHLELREAISEKLAADGLDHGPEEIIVTPGAKQSLYEVVQTLIQADDQVVLLDPAWVSYEAMVEMAGGTLSRVDLSETDFRLEPALDDLAEAVSDDTDLLIVNSPSNPTGAVYSDAALESVRDLAVEHDITVISDEIYKEITYGVEPTSLGTLEGMADRTITVNGFSKAYSMTGWRLGYFAGPTDLIDQAGKLHSHSVSSATNFVQYAGIEALENTDDAVTEMVEAFEDRRDLVVDLLEDHGVDVAVPDGAFYMMLPVDADDQAWCEGAIEDAHVATVPGSAFGTPGYARISYAASEERLEEGIERLAAEDYL; from the coding sequence ATGACCATGGAATTCACCGACCGCGTCTCCCGAGTCGAACCGTCCGCAACCCTCACAATCTCCGCGCTCGCCACCGAACTCGAAGCCGACGGTGTCGACGTCGTGGACCTGAGCGTCGGCGAACCGGACTTCCCGACGCCCGAAAACGTCGTCCAGGCCGGCAAGGACGCGATGGACGCCGGCCACACCGGCTACACGACGCCCGCGGGCCACCTCGAGCTTCGCGAGGCCATCTCGGAGAAACTCGCCGCCGACGGCCTCGACCACGGCCCGGAGGAGATCATCGTCACACCCGGCGCGAAGCAATCGCTCTACGAGGTCGTCCAGACGCTGATTCAGGCAGACGACCAGGTCGTCCTCCTCGACCCCGCCTGGGTCTCCTACGAGGCGATGGTCGAGATGGCAGGCGGCACGCTCTCGCGAGTCGACCTCTCGGAAACTGACTTCCGGCTCGAGCCAGCCCTCGACGACCTCGCCGAGGCGGTCTCCGACGACACCGACCTGCTGATCGTCAACTCGCCGTCGAACCCGACGGGCGCGGTCTACTCGGACGCGGCGCTCGAGAGTGTTCGTGACCTGGCCGTCGAGCACGATATCACAGTCATCTCCGACGAGATCTACAAAGAGATCACCTACGGCGTCGAGCCCACGAGTCTCGGAACTCTCGAAGGGATGGCCGATCGCACCATCACGGTCAACGGCTTCTCGAAGGCCTACTCGATGACCGGCTGGCGACTGGGCTACTTCGCCGGACCAACGGACCTGATCGACCAGGCCGGCAAACTCCACAGCCACTCGGTCTCCTCGGCGACGAACTTCGTCCAGTACGCCGGGATCGAGGCGCTCGAAAACACCGACGATGCCGTGACCGAGATGGTCGAGGCGTTCGAGGACCGACGCGACCTGGTCGTCGACTTGCTCGAGGACCACGGCGTCGATGTGGCCGTTCCAGACGGCGCGTTCTATATGATGCTCCCCGTCGATGCCGATGACCAGGCCTGGTGTGAGGGCGCCATCGAAGACGCCCACGTCGCGACCGTCCCCGGCAGTGCCTTCGGAACACCCGGATACGCCCGCATCTCCTACGCGGCGAGCGAGGAGCGACTCGAGGAGGGAATCGAGCGGCTGGCGGCCGAAGACTACCTCTAA
- a CDS encoding sensor histidine kinase yields MGLENRRSLTAAQIAGIYAIVSGLWVVLTDRFLEILFPTIAAMSVAQTAKGLVFILASTIIIYALVARSRHELEETNRRLDLALRHSSVLHRVLRHNLRNTCNVIQGTAETLQERTENVDGSLEIIEEEAERLVSIGDKSRSLESVIGTGPQSRTEVDLAEIVEEYAEIYRQRFPSARIETDVPETARFEAHPKVELAIDELLENAIVHHGSPEPVVRLAVDRSADGHVAFEVVDDGVGIPATEREALETAVEDQLVHASGVGLWLAQILVLESGGTFEVSRADAGGTTVRAVF; encoded by the coding sequence ATGGGTCTCGAGAATCGTCGATCGCTGACAGCCGCACAAATCGCCGGCATCTACGCGATCGTGAGCGGACTGTGGGTCGTCCTCACCGATCGGTTCCTCGAGATACTGTTTCCAACGATCGCAGCCATGTCCGTCGCACAGACGGCAAAAGGGCTCGTCTTCATCCTCGCCTCGACCATCATCATCTACGCCCTCGTCGCCCGAAGTCGACACGAACTCGAGGAGACGAACCGCCGCCTCGACCTCGCGCTTCGACACTCGAGCGTTCTCCACCGCGTGCTCAGGCACAACCTTCGGAACACCTGCAACGTTATCCAGGGGACCGCCGAGACGCTCCAGGAGCGAACCGAGAACGTCGACGGATCACTCGAAATCATCGAAGAGGAAGCCGAGCGGCTGGTTTCGATCGGCGACAAATCACGATCTCTGGAGTCGGTGATCGGAACGGGTCCACAGTCTCGAACGGAGGTCGACCTGGCGGAGATCGTCGAGGAGTACGCCGAGATCTACCGCCAACGGTTCCCATCAGCCCGAATCGAAACGGACGTTCCGGAGACTGCCCGATTCGAAGCACATCCGAAGGTCGAACTCGCCATCGACGAGTTGCTCGAGAACGCCATCGTTCACCACGGCTCGCCCGAACCGGTAGTGCGGCTCGCGGTCGATCGGTCTGCGGACGGGCACGTCGCCTTCGAGGTCGTCGACGATGGGGTCGGCATCCCGGCGACCGAGCGCGAGGCACTCGAAACCGCCGTCGAGGATCAACTCGTTCACGCAAGCGGCGTCGGCCTCTGGCTGGCACAGATCCTCGTGCTCGAGTCGGGCGGGACGTTCGAGGTCAGCAGGGCCGACGCCGGTGGGACGACCGTTCGCGCCGTATTCTGA
- a CDS encoding FAD synthase translates to MTDTRNTDRTTRTRGRDGRPDETLVVAQGTFDLLHPGHVHYLEQARAMGDELVVIVARPTNVDHKEAPICAARQRRELVAALEVVDEAILGDREDIFRPIEELDPDVIALGHDQHHDPGAIEAELESRGIDCAVERASGREPKYDDELLSTRLIVERILRRRG, encoded by the coding sequence ATGACGGACACGCGAAACACCGACCGAACGACACGAACCCGGGGACGAGACGGCCGACCCGACGAGACGCTCGTCGTCGCTCAGGGAACCTTCGACCTGCTTCACCCCGGCCACGTCCACTACCTGGAGCAGGCCAGGGCGATGGGCGACGAACTCGTCGTCATCGTCGCTCGGCCGACGAACGTCGACCACAAGGAGGCCCCGATTTGTGCCGCCCGGCAGCGCCGGGAACTGGTCGCCGCTCTCGAGGTGGTCGACGAGGCAATCCTGGGTGACCGTGAGGACATCTTCCGGCCGATCGAGGAACTCGATCCCGACGTTATCGCGCTGGGCCACGACCAGCACCACGACCCCGGTGCAATCGAGGCCGAGCTCGAGTCCCGCGGCATCGACTGTGCGGTCGAGCGTGCGTCGGGGCGAGAGCCAAAGTACGACGACGAACTGTTGTCGACGCGATTGATCGTCGAGCGAATTCTTCGACGCCGCGGGTAA
- a CDS encoding Mov34/MPN/PAD-1 family protein — translation MGLLDAFFRSSEILGIAEETVEFALESSEAAHPDEYMGFLRGTEAAELGLDREGLVITDVLIIPGTESNSVSATVQTSSIPNDVKALGSVHSHPNGVIRPSQADLETFGRGSVHVIIGAPYRRNDWKAFDSQGRRTHLEVIDVDLPDSESFFDFTQADIDEELRG, via the coding sequence ATGGGTCTGCTGGACGCGTTCTTTCGCTCGAGCGAGATTCTCGGCATCGCCGAGGAGACCGTCGAGTTCGCCCTCGAGTCCTCCGAAGCCGCCCACCCCGACGAGTACATGGGGTTTCTCCGGGGGACCGAGGCTGCGGAACTGGGACTCGACCGGGAGGGGCTGGTCATCACCGACGTGCTGATCATCCCCGGAACCGAGTCCAATAGCGTGAGCGCGACCGTACAGACCAGTTCGATTCCGAACGACGTGAAGGCTCTCGGCAGCGTCCACTCCCACCCCAACGGCGTGATCCGGCCGAGCCAGGCTGACCTGGAGACGTTCGGCCGGGGCAGCGTGCACGTTATCATCGGCGCGCCCTACCGCCGGAACGACTGGAAGGCGTTCGACTCGCAGGGGCGGCGGACGCACCTCGAGGTCATCGACGTCGACTTGCCCGACAGCGAGTCGTTCTTCGATTTCACGCAGGCGGACATCGACGAGGAGTTACGCGGATGA